A region of the Rubripirellula tenax genome:
CTTCGATCGAATCCGTAATGAACTTGACGGCACCATCACCCATCAGCACGTGGCATCCACCTTGGTGGCGGCTTGAAGGGGGACAGAGCGCGTAGTTCTTGTCTTCTCTGCCGGCACTGACAATCGCAGAGCCATCGTACAAGCCTTCGGTCGCCAAGCAGGTCGCCGCGTTCGGCGGCAGGACTGTCGTCATGCCCGTATACAACGGACTTCCGCTTGCCCATCGCAATCCACGACCGCGACGGCCGTTGGCACCATTGGCAATTCGAGATGTCCCAGAAGCCCAGAACTTCGGGCGAAGTGCGTCGGAGGCATCGTTGCAAAGGGTAGGGTTCAAAGATAAGTCAGCAGCGGTAAGTCCGGTGCGGCTGTCGCTGCGCTTATCACGGTCGGTCAAATCGGTAATGATTTCACCCATCATGATGGTATTCGAGAGACCATCCAAAATGTCCCGAAACTTCGACGTTTGTCGGGGGACGAAAAAGCCACGGCAATTGGCGCGAGCCATCTGGCCGGCGTTGCTGGTTCGCGAGAGCGTGCCGTCGGTCGGTCCGTCCGATGTATTGATGATGGTGTCACCAAGACAGACCGCGTAGTTGATCCGCGCATAGCCGGGTGGCTTGCTCTTGCCGGGGTCGCTGGGACAACGGAAAGCGGGCGTCTCTTCTGACCAAGGGCCGTAGTGATTGGGGGCAGCGGAAAAGCCACCGTCGTCGTCTGGGTTCGTTCCCATCGCTGGGAACGTACTGCCGTTACCGCTTGCGTCCGGAGCACCTGGATTGCTAATTTGTTCCCACAACGATTGGTTTTCGATGAAGGGCAAAAGGCCAACGAAGGCGCTCAGGTTCTCATTGTTGGTTCGGCCGGCTTGCGCGACCCCGTTGCCAAGTTCGTCGCCCCACGTTGTCACGCCAGCGTTCAGGCCGGTTCCGGACTTGTGAGTCGGGAGTTGCTTATACGCACTATGGTAATTGTGAACGCCCAAGCCGATTTGCTTGAAGTTGTTGCTACAACTCATGCGGCGGGCAGCTTCGCGAGCAGCCTGGACTGCTGGAAGCAGCAGGCCGACCAAAACGCCGATGATCGCAATGACCACCAGCAGTTCCACTAAAGTAAATGCGGAACGGTGAAAATTACTTTTCATTTCAACGGATCCTTTAATAAAGGAGGAAGTAAAAAAACTAACTATATCGAGAGTGGTTGACTGAGTCGTTCGTTATGGAATACAAGAAACCTGAACGACTAGCCTTTAAGCTAAATCCCACACTCATCGGCCGAAGGAATCTCCTTCGGCACGAAAATCTTGCGAGGCGAACAGTGTTCGTTCTCAACACAAAACACACGGTCGCTGCTGAAGTTCTTCTAGCATCGAGGCAACGTCTGGAAAGCCAGGCATTTTTCGAGAGCAAAACCGCGCAGCAACCGATCGCAATGGCCAAGCATGCGGACCAGCTCCATTGAACTGATCCAAACGGTGGACCTAAATCCCGCCTCCGATTGGCGTGTCATACTCTTCTTCAATGCTCTTTTGTTCGGCAGCTGCTGCATCCTCTGCACGCTTCGCGATGTCGGGGTTTTCCGTCACAAAGCTCTTCACTGCATCCGCAGATGGTGCGCCATCACTGCCTCCACATCCGGCAACGCTAAGGCAAGCAACAAAGCTACAAGCAAACAAAAAATGTTTCATGATCGTGGTTCTCAAAAATTCCGAATTGAACACTGTAAGACGCGAAAGTCAGGCAACTCAGTGCCATGACGCTTGAGCCGCCTCAAGATCCAGGGAGGTATCAAGAGGCGGCAAAATATCTGATTGGGAAGCCCTAGATCTCTTCGTCGATGACTTCATTTCCGTTGCGGGTACCGAGGGCACCCCACAGACCGAAGAAGCTTGCCGAACCGAAGTCGTCTGTGTTCCCGTAACTGATCACATGTTGGCCCGCGGCACCCGAGGCGCCCGACTCGATGGAGTCGGTGATGAACTTGACGGCTCCGTCACCCATCAGCACGTGACAACCGCCCTGGTGGCGACTTCCGAAAGGAGCGTTGACCGTGGTGGTTTCGTTTCGGCCAGCACAGGCATGGCTGTTGGGCGGGAAAATGGTGTAGCCACCCGAATACCAGGCACGACCCGAGGCCCACTTATAACCGCGTTCGGTTTCGCCGGGGTTAGAACGCGAAGTGACGGTCGGGTCCCAGAACTGGGGTCGCAGCGGATCAATCCAACCAGCACATGCCCGAATGTCGAGCCTGTTATTGCCAGAGTGGTTGTTGCCGCCTGAAATGCCCGCTTGTGTGCGAGTGTCGCTGTCGCCAAGTCCGGTGGGGATTTCGCCCATGCAAATCGTGTTTGCCAAGCCGTCGGTGACTTCACTGAATGACCGGCCCTTGATTCGGGGGACATAGAAGCCACGTGACTGGCCTTCCAGTTGTGGTGTGCGTCGGCCGTCGCCATTCCGCCATGGAACTCCGTTACCGCCGATGGCATCCCAACCGTTGTGGAAGATGTAGGAATCGCCAAGACAAGCGGCATAGTTTGTTCGCCCTTGAGCGGGCAAGCCAACACCAGGATCGCTTGGACAACGCAACGTCGGAACGTTCGTCAACCAAGGATCGTAATTTTCAATGTTGGAGTGATTCGTCAGACTTAAGTTCGGATCAGGGCCCATTGCTTGAATGGTGCCTGGGTTTGGCGCGGTTGTAGGAACCAGCCAAGGGTTTGAAATCTGCTCCCAAAGTGCCTGTTGCTCCATGAACGGCATCAGGCCGGGCAAGTGGCTCAGGTTGTTGTCGGTGTTTGCCGTTGGCGGGACTGCAGACGAACCGTAATTGTACGTTCCACCCTGGAAGTCTGAAATCTTTTTGTACGCGCTGTGGTAATTGTGGACTGCCAAGCCGAGTTGCTTGAAGTTGTTGCTGCAGCTCATACGGCGAGCAGCTTCGCGAGCGGCCTGAACCGCCGGCAGTAGCAGGCCGACCAGCACCCCAATGATGGCGATCACGACCAGAAGCTCCACAAGCGTGAAGCCTCTTCTAGAACTTGTGTTTTGCATTACCAGACACTCCTAAGAACAAGAAAAAAAGATTGGATATCGAGCCAGTCGATACGAGTTGATTTCGTCACCATTGGCGAAGAAAGTTCGACGAACGAACACTCTACGTTAGCGCGAAACCGGTGCCGCACCAGCCCAGCCCAATCAAATATCGCAGAAGCCCAGCGGGCGACAATGATCTTTTGAGTCATGGGGTTGATCATTTGCGACATTGCCGCATTCGCCCAGTCGGCGGCTGCATACCGAGCTAGCGGTTGCTGCAAATTTCGCAAAACCACGCGAAAAAGAAGGGGACAAGGTGCTGTGCCATGCCCAGTTGGTAGTTGGTCACGTGTGCAGGGTGGAGGGCTAGGCAAAATGTACCCGTTCAACGGGGCGAATTCAAGTATTTTTTCGTCTAGTGCTCTGTCAACACTCAATTTCAGGGTTAGCGCTTTCGTGGCGTAGGCTTCCAACCTGCGATTTGCAATATCTGCGCATTGGCAGGCAGGATGCCTGTTTATACCCCACAACTCGTGCAAGCGATTTGGCTCACGATTTTCCGGCCCAACGGGCCATTGGTTTGCCTAGCCCAGGCCATCGGCCTGGGAAACGATCGGACCAATACGCCGCCCAGGGCCAAAGGCCCGGCAGTTTGCGATGGATGGTTAAACTGCCGGGCCGTTGGCCCTCCGATAGTTACGTATTCCCGTCACCCAGCCCTGCGGGCTGGGCTAGGTAAAATGCTGGGCCTTCGGCCCGGAAAATGAACAGCAG
Encoded here:
- a CDS encoding DUF1559 family PulG-like putative transporter translates to MQNTSSRRGFTLVELLVVIAIIGVLVGLLLPAVQAAREAARRMSCSNNFKQLGLAVHNYHSAYKKISDFQGGTYNYGSSAVPPTANTDNNLSHLPGLMPFMEQQALWEQISNPWLVPTTAPNPGTIQAMGPDPNLSLTNHSNIENYDPWLTNVPTLRCPSDPGVGLPAQGRTNYAACLGDSYIFHNGWDAIGGNGVPWRNGDGRRTPQLEGQSRGFYVPRIKGRSFSEVTDGLANTICMGEIPTGLGDSDTRTQAGISGGNNHSGNNRLDIRACAGWIDPLRPQFWDPTVTSRSNPGETERGYKWASGRAWYSGGYTIFPPNSHACAGRNETTTVNAPFGSRHQGGCHVLMGDGAVKFITDSIESGASGAAGQHVISYGNTDDFGSASFFGLWGALGTRNGNEVIDEEI
- a CDS encoding DUF1559 domain-containing protein, encoding MKSNFHRSAFTLVELLVVIAIIGVLVGLLLPAVQAAREAARRMSCSNNFKQIGLGVHNYHSAYKQLPTHKSGTGLNAGVTTWGDELGNGVAQAGRTNNENLSAFVGLLPFIENQSLWEQISNPGAPDASGNGSTFPAMGTNPDDDGGFSAAPNHYGPWSEETPAFRCPSDPGKSKPPGYARINYAVCLGDTIINTSDGPTDGTLSRTSNAGQMARANCRGFFVPRQTSKFRDILDGLSNTIMMGEIITDLTDRDKRSDSRTGLTAADLSLNPTLCNDASDALRPKFWASGTSRIANGANGRRGRGLRWASGSPLYTGMTTVLPPNAATCLATEGLYDGSAIVSAGREDKNYALCPPSSRHQGGCHVLMGDGAVKFITDSIEAGGSTSPMVHRIHTAAGTVPAGVASPYGLWGSLGTRATKEVIEEEL